The genomic DNA CAGGGCATTTGGAACAAGGACACGAACCCGGTTTGGGGCAGCAAGTACACCACCAACATTAACCTCGAAATGAACTACTGGCCGGTCGAAACAGCGAACCTGGGTGAATGCGTGTGGCCGCTCATCGATAAAATCAAGAGCATGGTACCGCAGGGCGAAAAGACGGCCAAGGTGCACTGGGGCGTAGACGAAGGCTGGGTGGAACACCACAATACCGACCTCTGGAACCGTACCGCTCCGATCGATGGCGCGTGGGGCTTGTGGCCGACGGGTGCCGGCTGGCTAAGCACGCATTTGTGGGAACATTACCTGTTCAACCCGACCGACAAGGCCTACTTGCAAGACGTTTATTCGACCATGAAGGGGGCGGCGCTCTTCTTTGTGAATAGCCTTATCGAAGAGCCCGAAACCGGCAACAAGTACTTGGTCACGGCGCCGAGCGATTCGCCGGAAAACGATCACGGCGGTTACAATGTGTGCTTTGGCCCGACCATGGATAACCAGATTATTCGCGACGTGCTGAATTACACCATCGAGGCTTCCAAGATTCTGGGCGTCGATGAAGATGTTCGTGCCAAGATGGAAGCGGTGGTAAAGCGGCTCCCGCCTACAAAGACGGGCAAGTACGGCCAGATTACGGAATGGCTGCAGGATTGGGATGACCCGAACAACAAGAACCGCCATATTTCGCACTTGTACGGCCTTTTCCCGAGCGCACAGATTACGCCCGAAGAGACCCCTGACCTGATCAAGGGCGCGGGCGTTACGCTCAAGCAGCGCGGTGACGATGCGACCGGCTGGTCGCTCGCTTGGAAGATCAATTTCTGGGCGCGCATGCACGACGGCGATCACGCTTACACGATGATTCGCATGCTGCTTACGCCGAACAAGACTTATAATAATTTGTTCGATTCCCACCCGCCGTTCCAGATTGACGGTAACTTCGGTGCGGTCTCGGGCGTGAACGAAATGCTCATGCAGAGCCACAACGGCCGAATCAACTTGTTGCCGGCACTCCCTTCTCAGTGGAAGGACGGTAGCATCAAGGGTATTCGCGCCCGCGGCGGTTTCGAAATCGATTCCATGGCCTGGAAGGGTGGCAAGCTCACTTATGTGGCCATCAAGTCCGATGTGGGCCAGACGCTGAACCTGGTGAATGGCTCTAACAAGTTTACGACCACCACGGTTCCGGGCAAGGTTTATGAATTCGATGGCAACCTCAAGCTCACGAATCAGCCGTTCGAACCGGTGGTCATTCCGGGCAAGATCCAGGCCGAAAGCTACATCGCCATGGACGGCGTGCAAATCGAGCCCGATACCGATGGCGAGCCGAATCTCGGCTGGATTAACGATGGCGATTACAGCGAATACCTGGTGAAGGTTCCGGCTGCAGGCGCTTACAAGCTCACCGCCCGCGTAGCCTCTGGTGCCGAAGAAAAGTCGACCATTACGGTGTCCGATTCTACGGGCAAGGCGCTTGCGACGCTTACGGTGGACCCCGCAAAGACTGAAGGTTGGAATGACTGGTATGAAACTTCGACCGCGATCGATTTGCCCAAGGGCGAACAGAAGCTCAAGTTCACTTATAACGGAAGCGACACGTACCTGATGAATGTGGACTGGTTCAGTTTCGATAGCGATCCGACGGCCATTCCGACGGCGGTGCGTGTGGCGAGCGCACTCTCGGTTCGCCAAGTGTCGATGGCCCGCGCCTCGGTGGCCCTGATGGTGAATGCCGATGGCGATTTTGAAGCCCGCCTGTATACGGCGAACGGCAATCTGGTGGCAAAACGGCAGGGTAGCGGCAATTCCTTGGTGGAATTCGGCAAGAATGGCCGCCTGCTGCAGGGGACTTACATTGCGGTTGTCAAGAGCGGTAACCTGCAAAAAACGCTCAAAATCAAGGCATATTGATAACTTGTCCACGCGAAATGCCTTTTCGCGTGGAATTTTGGCCTTTTTTGGGGTTAATTTTAGAGGGGTGAGTAAAGAAAATCGCTCCTGTGGGGGCGTAAAGGGATGAATTATGATGTTTGTGAAGAACATTAAGGCGGCTGTCGCCTTGGTTGGTTTCGGGCTTTGCACGCAGGCCATGGCCGAAAATCCGCTTATCCAGACCTATTATTCTCCGGACCCGGCGCCTGTCGTGTTCGGCGATACGCTTTGCACCTATTCCGGCAACGACGAGGGCGGTAGCTTTTTTACGATGCACGGCTGGCGCGTATCGTGCACCACGGATATGGTGAACTGGACCGACATGAACACCCTCATTCTGGAAGCGGGTGACTTCAACGGTTCTGCCAAGAAAAACGGCGACTGGGCTTCTCAATGCATTCGCCGCAATGACAAGTACTATTATTACGTGAC from uncultured Fibrobacter sp. includes the following:
- a CDS encoding glycoside hydrolase N-terminal domain-containing protein; the protein is MRTLGLVFGTLACAATVFAPVAFAAENPLKLWYNSDAGTSFTDALPIGNGYMGGIVYGGVAKDIIGLNESTVWSGGPGDNNKQGAASHLKDARDAMFRGDYRTAESIVSNYMIGPGPASFQPVGDLVITTSHSGATNYRRELDLKTAIAKTTYTAGGVNYTREYFASYPDHVIVVRLTADKSGSVSFGATMTTPHRSNSMSSSGNTLVYDVTVNSIKFQNRLNVVADGGTVSVANGKINVQGANSAMLVLTTATNFKSYNDVSGNPGAIATEIMSKVAKKSYEDLLAAHLKDYQTIFNRVSLNLGEPDKSAGDITSTRVKNFNSTNDPSLVELHYQFGRYLLISSSRKGGQPANLQGIWNKDTNPVWGSKYTTNINLEMNYWPVETANLGECVWPLIDKIKSMVPQGEKTAKVHWGVDEGWVEHHNTDLWNRTAPIDGAWGLWPTGAGWLSTHLWEHYLFNPTDKAYLQDVYSTMKGAALFFVNSLIEEPETGNKYLVTAPSDSPENDHGGYNVCFGPTMDNQIIRDVLNYTIEASKILGVDEDVRAKMEAVVKRLPPTKTGKYGQITEWLQDWDDPNNKNRHISHLYGLFPSAQITPEETPDLIKGAGVTLKQRGDDATGWSLAWKINFWARMHDGDHAYTMIRMLLTPNKTYNNLFDSHPPFQIDGNFGAVSGVNEMLMQSHNGRINLLPALPSQWKDGSIKGIRARGGFEIDSMAWKGGKLTYVAIKSDVGQTLNLVNGSNKFTTTTVPGKVYEFDGNLKLTNQPFEPVVIPGKIQAESYIAMDGVQIEPDTDGEPNLGWINDGDYSEYLVKVPAAGAYKLTARVASGAEEKSTITVSDSTGKALATLTVDPAKTEGWNDWYETSTAIDLPKGEQKLKFTYNGSDTYLMNVDWFSFDSDPTAIPTAVRVASALSVRQVSMARASVALMVNADGDFEARLYTANGNLVAKRQGSGNSLVEFGKNGRLLQGTYIAVVKSGNLQKTLKIKAY